The following proteins are encoded in a genomic region of Methanobrevibacter gottschalkii DSM 11977:
- a CDS encoding MBL fold metallo-hydrolase — protein sequence MKITFLGSGGGRFSSISQRRMTGGFRIDNLGGKNYHIDPGPGALVRTYQFGFDPRNLSGIFVSHAHTDHYNDAEILIEAMTKGMTKNNGTILGSVSVLDGYKKWGPCISKYHQSKSRTVILEPGETNEFDSIKVKGTKTQHGDPVGSGFQIDYNGFKISYTSDTGYFDGLAKDHEGADILIASVLRPGEKSIPGHMCSRNFIDLIEEVKPKVAVMTHLGLKMISNNPVVEAKKISKKTGVKTIAAFDGLSFNINYNNPRKFRLISLKDVESSMHSTSHSLFNSGRRNSYQTSFRNKEFDELSIVKRN from the coding sequence ATGAAAATTACATTTTTAGGAAGTGGTGGGGGAAGATTCTCCTCTATTTCTCAGCGAAGAATGACTGGCGGTTTTAGAATTGATAATCTTGGCGGTAAGAATTATCATATAGATCCTGGTCCGGGGGCACTTGTCAGAACATATCAATTTGGGTTTGATCCTCGCAATCTAAGTGGAATTTTTGTTTCCCATGCACATACTGATCATTATAATGATGCTGAAATTTTAATTGAAGCAATGACCAAGGGTATGACTAAAAATAATGGGACTATTCTTGGAAGTGTTAGTGTTTTAGATGGTTATAAAAAATGGGGTCCATGTATTTCAAAATACCATCAGTCAAAATCAAGAACTGTCATATTGGAACCGGGTGAGACTAACGAATTTGATTCAATTAAAGTAAAAGGTACTAAAACTCAGCATGGTGATCCTGTAGGTTCCGGATTTCAAATAGATTATAATGGATTTAAAATATCTTATACTTCCGATACCGGCTATTTTGATGGATTAGCAAAAGATCACGAGGGTGCAGACATTTTAATAGCTAGTGTATTAAGGCCTGGAGAAAAATCAATACCTGGACATATGTGTTCACGTAATTTCATTGATTTAATCGAAGAAGTAAAACCGAAAGTTGCTGTAATGACTCATTTGGGTCTTAAAATGATATCCAATAATCCTGTTGTTGAGGCCAAAAAAATTTCCAAAAAAACGGGTGTTAAAACAATAGCTGCATTTGATGGGTTATCATTTAATATAAACTATAATAATCCAAGAAAATTTAGGTTAATTTCACTTAAAGATGTTGAATCTTCAATGCATAGCACTAGTCATTCATTATTTAATAGTGGTAGGAGAAACTCATATCAAACTTCTTTTAGAAATAAAGAGTTTGATGAGTTGTCCATAGTAAAAAGAAACTAA
- a CDS encoding MJ0548 connectase family domain-containing protein — MSLIIAYIGKKGCVMAADKRRIGYFGDKKNLDLLEEELYEGSIGNDEEFLARASELGISIKITDDANKLKTVGNCIRGEVSTKGTLETKRRRIYGTTNGYQIIELLGSDTKSRNAGENGIVIFGNNFAKQLAHNLISKKLKGSKSLRYMGEVFEDILKEVSSKTPTVGKNIDVLMQQPDFNKTEAQKHLNLTIDHDIKVLTKFRQELTEQIVQQSIEIEMANKIINKGSVGHVVNVDGNMLFIQLNDKTQAMDGNWKQLAAPGQNVLMFSESSNVEIGDEVVIENEELCLKKDKSSLKCDIILCSL; from the coding sequence ATGAGCTTAATTATTGCTTACATAGGTAAAAAAGGATGTGTAATGGCTGCTGATAAAAGAAGAATAGGATATTTTGGTGATAAAAAGAATTTAGATTTATTAGAAGAAGAATTGTATGAAGGATCTATTGGAAATGATGAAGAATTTTTAGCTAGGGCATCAGAACTTGGAATTTCAATTAAAATTACTGATGATGCAAATAAGTTAAAAACAGTTGGAAATTGTATTCGTGGTGAAGTAAGTACAAAAGGAACACTGGAAACTAAAAGAAGAAGGATTTATGGTACAACTAATGGTTATCAAATCATTGAATTATTGGGTTCGGATACAAAATCACGTAATGCAGGTGAAAACGGAATTGTTATTTTTGGTAATAATTTCGCAAAACAACTTGCTCACAATTTAATTTCAAAAAAATTAAAAGGTTCTAAAAGTTTAAGGTATATGGGAGAAGTATTTGAAGACATTTTAAAAGAAGTTTCTTCTAAAACTCCCACTGTTGGAAAAAACATTGATGTTTTAATGCAACAACCGGATTTCAATAAAACAGAAGCACAAAAACATTTAAACTTGACAATTGATCACGATATTAAAGTATTGACTAAATTCAGACAAGAATTAACAGAACAGATTGTCCAACAGTCTATTGAAATTGAAATGGCAAATAAAATTATCAATAAAGGTAGTGTAGGTCATGTTGTAAATGTTGATGGAAACATGTTATTCATCCAATTAAATGATAAAACACAAGCAATGGATGGTAACTGGAAGCAATTAGCAGCACCGGGTCAGAATGTGTTAATGTTTAGTGAAAGCAGTAATGTGGAAATTGGGGATGAAGTTGTTATTGAAAATGAAGAGTTATGTCTAAAAAAAGATAAATCTTCTCTTAAATGTGATATAATTTTATGTTCTTTATAA
- a CDS encoding triphosphoribosyl-dephospho-CoA synthase yields MNASEIAKIAQIASALEVSGYPKPGNVHRIRDYDDMEFEDFVISGIVIGDTIREACDDVDVKNPKLGKYILQAVSETDKWIKNNTNLGIVMMIIPIAVAAAISNSFDEIRDNIKVLMKNTSVDDACDLYDAINIADAGGMGDQDEYDVASDNAKKGLKENKQTMYDVLKISAPWDMLAREMTSDMPAVFEIGYPTYHELSKKKSKNETCILTFLTLLSQVPDTLISRKYGSDEALKISMMTRDLLNLKNESDFKDKLKEFDDFLFKNKYNPGTTADLTAASIFVSYLKDNFMI; encoded by the coding sequence ATGAATGCATCTGAAATCGCAAAAATTGCTCAGATTGCATCAGCACTTGAAGTAAGCGGATATCCAAAACCTGGAAATGTTCACAGAATTCGTGATTATGATGATATGGAGTTTGAGGACTTTGTAATCAGTGGAATTGTAATTGGAGACACTATTCGTGAAGCATGTGATGATGTTGATGTTAAAAATCCTAAGTTGGGTAAATACATCTTACAAGCAGTATCTGAAACTGATAAATGGATTAAAAATAACACAAATCTTGGTATTGTCATGATGATTATTCCAATTGCAGTTGCGGCAGCTATTAGTAATTCATTTGATGAAATTCGTGATAATATAAAAGTATTAATGAAAAATACTTCAGTTGATGATGCATGTGATCTTTATGATGCAATTAATATTGCAGATGCAGGGGGGATGGGTGACCAAGATGAATATGATGTGGCTAGTGATAATGCTAAAAAGGGACTTAAAGAAAATAAACAGACAATGTATGATGTTTTAAAAATCTCAGCTCCCTGGGACATGTTAGCTCGTGAAATGACATCGGATATGCCCGCTGTTTTTGAAATTGGTTATCCTACTTATCATGAATTGTCTAAAAAGAAATCTAAAAATGAAACTTGCATTTTAACATTCTTAACATTGCTCTCTCAAGTTCCTGATACTTTAATCTCAAGAAAATATGGTTCTGATGAAGCTTTAAAGATTTCTATGATGACTAGGGATTTGCTTAATCTTAAAAATGAATCTGATTTTAAAGATAAGCTTAAAGAATTCGATGATTTCTTATTTAAAAATAAATATAATCCGGGAACAACTGCCGATTTAACTGCAGCCTCTATTTTTGTAAGCTATTTGAAAGATAATTTTATGATTTAG
- a CDS encoding FmdE family protein has translation MKRHGLFILILLIVVLAIMNSASAENSSADLISDTQYENSVDIDVADDNLKSYQSVSSDLEDNNEVYNLKLNDNSQVDNTFLKDNASVSDSKIYKLGYDVTHVADKLLNFSSADDILVITTAGMAWIDNKTTESALGGIVDASNNYVSYGKGNILTLSSTRNDPTNIAFFIKKDNSLTMAFYKNGSLTPIFHGNAGPTLSAGEWKKLQKALGDEDAYSYISIANAWSAGMPNDVLTQATYHGHVCTGLISGQAMIQTLLTYYPPKDEFGLPLEHTAYYVLGVPGGSEDDAFTWSLDITPGKRAYIGIDTMVNKAMTGFIRWNTTSNTGIIIIMSYNETAIKESFKKVSGLNPDASATNDLKYQNWLISTLHTNPTSLVTILYEFKGLTKDNLEYLMGLEIGKGNVVKSAHGLDMNYILGLNLTKANREANVNIAEIKLSDAKLKQIGIDACNNAIEYFSSQGITISKDLNNLYVLTSAGYVRINGTPTSMVFDGIYEVLGSALYKKTLFPVHTPIWKDLVFDFYWVDPNNVTNDSSFSLKYDVAKDELIVIGNTTRNANYILQNAIKYDPPYDVLIGWLFHNHVCGGSAPGYLIADYIYENFPTNENESYIYLTTNANCKDDVISRVLGVSPGMGTYYNLRYDNNKTNSTNVGIAIKWNSKTKTGELIIINLDNWGSGAIFKKGSNMYEEYIKLYKKDYSSPNLISRPQISITARKEINEEMLNKIIGGATDTKEGNSIAYIMNLPDKLPINNGENNNKKDNKKTKITGNKKKTDGKHINNSSSSSNSIDSNSPTTGTYGKSNAGLSVGISKNIINANSNSESSDESSGDGKTYEISKKSPNKKINSNNAIFAILAVLVLGGIVGYGYIRKNRGK, from the coding sequence ATGAAACGGCATGGACTTTTTATTTTAATATTGTTAATTGTAGTATTGGCTATAATGAATAGTGCATCTGCTGAAAATTCGTCAGCTGATTTGATTTCAGATACTCAATATGAGAATAGTGTTGATATTGATGTTGCTGATGATAATTTAAAGTCTTATCAAAGTGTATCTTCTGATTTGGAAGATAATAATGAGGTATATAATCTTAAATTAAATGATAATTCTCAAGTGGATAATACATTTTTAAAAGATAATGCTTCTGTATCTGATTCAAAGATATATAAATTAGGTTATGATGTTACACATGTTGCAGATAAATTGCTTAATTTCTCATCTGCTGATGACATATTGGTAATTACAACTGCAGGTATGGCTTGGATTGATAATAAAACTACTGAAAGTGCATTAGGCGGGATAGTCGATGCTTCAAATAATTATGTAAGTTATGGAAAAGGCAATATATTGACATTATCTTCCACAAGGAACGATCCTACTAATATTGCATTTTTTATTAAAAAAGACAATTCATTAACCATGGCATTTTATAAAAATGGATCTTTAACTCCAATTTTCCATGGAAATGCAGGTCCAACATTAAGTGCTGGTGAATGGAAAAAACTACAAAAAGCATTAGGTGATGAAGATGCCTATTCATACATTAGTATAGCTAATGCATGGTCAGCCGGAATGCCTAATGATGTGTTAACTCAAGCTACTTATCATGGACATGTTTGCACTGGTCTTATAAGTGGTCAGGCTATGATTCAAACATTATTAACTTATTATCCACCAAAAGATGAATTTGGATTGCCCTTAGAGCATACAGCATATTATGTACTTGGAGTTCCGGGCGGATCTGAGGATGATGCATTTACATGGTCATTAGACATTACTCCAGGAAAAAGGGCGTACATAGGTATTGATACCATGGTAAATAAAGCCATGACTGGATTTATCCGATGGAATACAACTTCAAATACTGGAATTATTATTATAATGAGTTATAATGAAACTGCAATAAAAGAAAGCTTTAAAAAAGTTTCTGGTTTAAATCCTGATGCAAGTGCAACTAATGACTTGAAATACCAAAATTGGCTTATTAGTACCTTACATACAAACCCAACATCACTTGTCACAATACTTTATGAATTTAAAGGATTAACTAAAGATAATCTTGAATATTTGATGGGATTGGAAATTGGTAAGGGTAATGTGGTTAAAAGTGCTCATGGTTTGGATATGAATTATATTCTTGGATTAAACTTAACTAAAGCAAATCGTGAAGCTAATGTTAATATTGCTGAAATAAAATTAAGCGATGCTAAATTAAAACAGATAGGTATTGATGCTTGTAACAATGCAATTGAATATTTTAGTTCACAAGGAATTACCATTAGCAAAGATTTAAATAATTTATATGTTTTAACTTCTGCGGGATATGTTAGAATTAATGGTACTCCTACTTCAATGGTATTTGATGGTATTTACGAAGTATTAGGTTCAGCACTATACAAAAAAACATTATTCCCAGTTCATACGCCTATATGGAAAGATTTAGTGTTTGATTTTTATTGGGTAGATCCAAATAATGTTACAAATGATTCTTCATTTAGTTTGAAGTATGATGTTGCTAAAGATGAATTAATTGTTATAGGCAACACCACTAGAAATGCAAATTACATTCTTCAAAATGCTATAAAATATGACCCTCCATATGATGTATTAATTGGATGGTTATTCCACAATCACGTATGTGGTGGAAGTGCACCAGGTTATTTAATTGCTGATTATATATATGAAAACTTCCCCACTAATGAAAATGAATCATATATCTACTTAACAACTAATGCGAATTGTAAGGATGATGTGATTTCAAGAGTTTTAGGTGTATCACCAGGTATGGGGACATATTATAATTTAAGATATGATAATAATAAAACAAACTCAACAAATGTAGGTATTGCAATTAAATGGAATAGCAAAACCAAAACTGGAGAATTAATTATTATTAATCTTGATAATTGGGGTTCAGGAGCAATATTCAAAAAAGGATCCAATATGTATGAGGAATATATTAAACTATATAAAAAAGATTATTCCTCTCCAAATTTAATTTCAAGACCGCAAATTTCAATAACAGCAAGAAAAGAAATTAATGAAGAAATGCTGAACAAAATTATTGGAGGAGCAACGGATACTAAAGAAGGAAATTCTATTGCATATATTATGAATCTTCCAGACAAACTTCCAATTAATAATGGAGAAAACAACAACAAAAAAGACAATAAAAAAACAAAAATAACTGGAAACAAAAAGAAAACGGATGGAAAGCATATAAATAATAGCAGTTCATCTTCAAATTCTATTGATTCTAATAGTCCTACAACTGGAACTTATGGAAAATCCAATGCAGGTTTATCCGTCGGAATTTCAAAAAATATTATAAATGCAAATAGTAATTCTGAAAGTTCAGATGAAAGTTCTGGTGATGGAAAAACTTATGAAATAAGTAAAAAAAGTCCTAATAAAAAAATTAATTCAAACAATGCCATTTTTGCAATTTTAGCAGTTCTTGTTTTAGGCGGTATTGTTGGATATGGTTACATTAGAAAAAATAGAGGTAAATAA
- the hemB gene encoding porphobilinogen synthase, which translates to MEFPTTRLRRLRKNAKIRDIVRETKLLKEDLIYPIYFKEDLQGLEKEEISSLPGEFRYSLDSGVEFAKELESKGLKSIIVFGIPKEETKDEIASPDYSATGIVQKAIRRLKNETNLVIISDVCLCQYTSHGHCGLIKENEDTDDGIEILNDESLPYIAKVALSHAEAGADIVAPSDMMDGRIKSIRETLDENGYYNVMIMAYSAKYASAFYEPFRVAACSSPHLGDRKSYQMDPGNAVEAIRECELDVVEGCDFLMVKPALPYLDVVRMVRDEFMLPLVAYNVSGEYAMIMAAIEKGFLTERAITESLLSIKRAGADLIITNFAPYLLLNDVIE; encoded by the coding sequence ATGGAATTTCCAACTACAAGATTGAGAAGACTTAGAAAAAATGCTAAAATTAGAGATATTGTTCGTGAAACTAAACTTCTAAAAGAAGATTTAATTTATCCAATTTATTTTAAAGAAGACCTTCAGGGATTGGAAAAAGAAGAAATTTCATCACTTCCTGGTGAATTCAGATACTCTTTAGATAGTGGTGTTGAATTTGCAAAAGAACTTGAGTCAAAAGGATTAAAATCAATTATTGTATTTGGAATACCGAAAGAAGAAACTAAAGATGAAATTGCTTCTCCAGATTATTCAGCAACAGGTATTGTTCAAAAAGCGATTAGAAGACTTAAAAACGAAACAAATCTTGTTATAATTAGTGATGTGTGTTTATGCCAATATACATCTCATGGTCATTGTGGATTGATTAAAGAAAATGAGGACACTGATGATGGAATTGAAATTTTAAACGATGAATCATTACCTTACATTGCAAAAGTGGCATTGTCTCATGCTGAGGCAGGTGCAGATATTGTTGCACCATCTGACATGATGGATGGGAGAATAAAATCTATTCGTGAAACTTTAGATGAAAATGGATATTATAATGTAATGATAATGGCTTATTCTGCAAAATATGCATCAGCTTTTTATGAACCATTTAGAGTTGCAGCTTGCTCATCCCCACATTTGGGAGATAGGAAATCTTATCAAATGGATCCGGGCAATGCAGTTGAAGCAATTCGTGAATGTGAGCTTGATGTAGTTGAAGGTTGTGACTTTTTAATGGTAAAACCGGCACTCCCATACTTGGATGTAGTTCGGATGGTTCGTGATGAGTTCATGTTACCTTTAGTTGCATATAATGTAAGCGGAGAATATGCAATGATTATGGCAGCTATTGAGAAAGGATTTTTAACAGAAAGAGCGATTACCGAATCGTTGCTCTCAATTAAAAGAGCTGGTGCAGATTTGATAATCACTAACTTCGCACCTTATTTGCTTTTAAATGATGTGATAGAATGA
- the aroC gene encoding chorismate synthase → MSNSIGEKFKITSFGSSHGFGVGAIVDGCPANLKLTTEDIQKELNKRKPGTSSVTTPRKENDEVQILSGIFEGKTDGTPITGIIFNKNQHSKDYSMFKNTPRPSHGDYSWMVKYGNYDYNGGGRGSGRVTIGHVIGGAIAKKLLKTQKIEIISHVVQIGDIKAKPQDYSTIKKNIEKNPIRCGDLKASKEMEEFILSKKQEGDSVGGIVETIAIGVPQGLGEPVFERLDGDLARILMNIGSVKGVEIGLGFDVATHTGSEINDEYQITNNKITTKTNNSGGIIGGMSNGMPITSRIAVKPTPSISKCQNSINLEKMENEKIEIKGRHDPCICPRVTVVAESSTAIVLADHMIRSGFIHPTNLDKSI, encoded by the coding sequence ATGTCAAATTCAATCGGAGAAAAATTTAAAATAACCAGTTTCGGATCAAGTCATGGCTTTGGTGTTGGAGCAATTGTTGACGGATGTCCTGCAAATCTTAAATTAACAACAGAAGACATACAAAAAGAACTCAATAAACGGAAACCCGGAACAAGCAGTGTGACCACCCCTAGAAAAGAAAATGATGAAGTTCAAATTCTTTCTGGAATATTTGAAGGAAAAACAGATGGCACACCAATTACAGGCATTATCTTTAATAAAAATCAACATTCAAAAGATTATTCAATGTTTAAAAATACTCCACGACCATCACACGGTGATTACAGTTGGATGGTGAAATACGGAAACTATGATTACAATGGAGGAGGTAGAGGTAGTGGAAGAGTTACTATTGGACATGTTATTGGTGGAGCAATAGCTAAAAAACTCTTAAAAACACAAAAAATTGAAATTATATCCCATGTCGTCCAAATTGGAGATATTAAAGCAAAACCTCAAGATTACAGCACAATCAAAAAAAATATTGAAAAAAATCCAATTAGGTGTGGAGATTTAAAAGCTTCCAAAGAAATGGAAGAATTTATTTTATCTAAAAAACAAGAAGGTGATTCTGTTGGAGGGATTGTAGAAACAATAGCAATTGGAGTTCCACAGGGGTTAGGAGAACCTGTCTTTGAAAGATTAGATGGTGATCTTGCAAGAATATTGATGAACATTGGATCAGTGAAAGGAGTTGAAATCGGCCTTGGATTTGATGTAGCAACTCATACTGGATCTGAGATAAATGACGAATATCAAATTACAAATAATAAAATAACAACAAAGACAAACAATTCGGGTGGAATTATTGGGGGAATGAGTAATGGAATGCCAATCACCTCAAGAATTGCAGTTAAACCTACACCCTCCATTTCCAAATGCCAAAATTCAATTAATTTAGAAAAAATGGAAAATGAAAAAATAGAAATTAAAGGACGTCATGACCCATGTATCTGTCCTAGAGTAACAGTAGTGGCCGAATCAAGTACTGCGATTGTTCTTGCAGACCATATGATTCGCTCAGGATTCATCCATCCTACTAATTTGGATAAAAGTATTTAG